One region of Peribacillus simplex genomic DNA includes:
- a CDS encoding assimilatory sulfite reductase (NADPH) flavoprotein subunit, producing MQLQVMNSPFNHEQAELLNSLLPSLTETQKIWLSGYLTASLSVSNIGTADAPVMEAQGSGQTVSKDVTILYGSQTGNAQGLAENAARKLEGNGFQVTISSMSDFKVNNLKKVKNLLIAVSTHGEGDPPDNTLSFHEYLHGRRAPSLEGLRFSVLALGDSSYEFFCETGKQFDKRLEELGGTRLFPRMDCDLDYDEPACEWLEGVISSLSEGQGSTVAAVPVAIPSAGEHTYSRTNPFKAEVLENINLNGRGSNKETHHLELSLEGSGLTFEPGDSLGIYPKNDSDLVDKLLLELNLDPEETVKVNKQGELRRLRESLISDFEITVLTKSLLERAAQLSGNEDLKELLLPGNEERLNEYREGRDLLDFIRDYGSWGESAQEFVSILRKMPARLYSIANSLSAYPDEVHLTIGAVRYESHGRQRKGVCSILCADRIQPGDMLPVYIQHNQNFKQPKNPDTPIIMVGPGTGIAPFRSFIQDREETEANGKTWLFFGDQHFVTDFLYQTEWQQWLKTGVLTKMDVAFSRDADEKVYVQNRMLEHSRELYEWLQQGAAVYICGDEKNMAHDVHNTLIEIIEKEGQMSHAAAQAYLDDMQQTKRYQRDVY from the coding sequence GTGCAACTTCAGGTAATGAACAGTCCCTTTAATCATGAACAGGCAGAGCTTCTTAACAGTCTTCTGCCTAGTTTGACAGAAACACAAAAAATTTGGTTGAGCGGTTATCTGACCGCATCTTTATCAGTTTCGAATATTGGAACAGCCGATGCCCCGGTAATGGAGGCTCAAGGCAGCGGGCAGACAGTATCAAAAGATGTTACCATTCTTTATGGTTCACAGACAGGGAATGCTCAAGGGCTGGCGGAAAATGCGGCGAGAAAACTTGAGGGTAATGGCTTTCAGGTTACCATTTCATCCATGAGTGACTTTAAAGTAAACAACTTGAAAAAAGTCAAAAATCTTCTTATTGCCGTAAGCACGCATGGGGAAGGTGATCCGCCGGATAATACGCTTTCCTTCCATGAGTACCTCCATGGCAGAAGGGCACCAAGCCTTGAAGGTCTCCGCTTTTCAGTATTGGCGCTAGGGGACAGCTCGTATGAGTTTTTCTGTGAAACGGGAAAACAATTCGATAAACGCTTGGAGGAACTTGGCGGGACACGACTATTTCCGCGAATGGACTGTGACCTTGATTATGATGAGCCTGCTTGCGAATGGCTGGAAGGAGTCATTTCCAGTTTAAGTGAAGGGCAAGGCAGTACCGTTGCTGCAGTTCCCGTAGCGATACCTTCAGCAGGTGAACACACTTATTCCAGGACAAATCCGTTTAAAGCGGAAGTACTGGAAAATATAAACTTGAACGGCCGTGGCTCTAATAAAGAGACACATCATCTCGAGTTATCACTTGAAGGCTCTGGCCTTACATTCGAACCTGGTGACAGCCTTGGTATTTATCCGAAAAATGATTCGGATTTAGTGGATAAACTTCTTTTGGAACTCAATTTGGACCCTGAAGAAACCGTGAAGGTCAATAAGCAGGGAGAACTTCGTCGGCTAAGGGAATCACTCATCTCCGATTTTGAAATTACGGTTTTAACAAAATCTCTCCTTGAGCGAGCGGCCCAGCTTTCAGGTAACGAGGATTTAAAGGAACTTTTATTACCTGGTAATGAAGAGAGACTGAATGAATATCGTGAAGGCCGTGATTTGCTTGATTTTATCCGTGATTATGGCTCATGGGGTGAATCGGCGCAAGAGTTCGTATCCATACTCCGGAAAATGCCTGCCCGACTATATTCAATTGCGAATAGCTTATCCGCATATCCGGATGAAGTGCATTTGACAATCGGTGCTGTCCGGTATGAAAGTCACGGTCGTCAAAGAAAAGGTGTCTGCTCCATTTTATGTGCGGACCGAATACAGCCCGGGGACATGCTGCCTGTTTACATCCAGCATAACCAGAACTTTAAGCAGCCTAAGAACCCAGACACGCCCATTATCATGGTTGGACCTGGAACGGGCATTGCTCCGTTCAGATCCTTCATCCAGGATCGCGAAGAAACGGAAGCGAACGGGAAAACGTGGCTCTTTTTCGGCGATCAGCATTTCGTGACGGATTTCCTATATCAGACTGAGTGGCAACAGTGGTTGAAAACAGGTGTACTTACGAAAATGGATGTTGCCTTTTCTCGTGATGCGGATGAAAAAGTGTATGTTCAAAACCGGATGCTGGAGCACAGCAGGGAATTATACGAATGGCTTCAACAAGGGGCAGCGGTTTACATTTGCGGCGATGAGAAAAACATGGCACATGACGTCCATAATACGCTAATTGAGATCATAGAAAAAGAAGGTCAGATGAGCCATGCTGCTGCGCAAGCTTATCTTGACGATATGCAACAGACTAAACGTTATCAGCGTGATGTTTACTGA
- a CDS encoding LysR family transcriptional regulator — MYYDALKTFVTLVEVKNFTKTAEILLMSQPSVSLHIKKLEEEFQTKLFLRSPKFLKVTSTGEILYDRAKQMITIYEQTREDIQEHDKSIKGELKIGASFTIGEYILPSLLIDLQKDYPELELQVVIGNTEEIVQAVRLYKVDIGLIEGQTNEKELSVHPFMQDELFVVSSNGHELAYKDEVAITDLHDQAWVTREVGSGTREYLNHVIRTNGLKIKSILTISSNQGIKETLIKNGTGLALLSQSVIERDVQNKILSIIQLKNESFNRTLSYVYSPIMEDKKNVKTFITELNKKWPMKAKPIV; from the coding sequence ATGTACTATGATGCTTTAAAAACATTTGTAACCCTTGTAGAAGTCAAGAATTTTACAAAAACAGCAGAAATCCTTCTTATGTCGCAACCAAGTGTTAGTTTGCACATAAAAAAATTAGAAGAAGAGTTCCAAACCAAACTATTTCTCCGCTCTCCTAAATTCCTAAAAGTCACCTCAACAGGTGAAATTCTTTACGATCGGGCTAAACAAATGATCACAATCTATGAGCAGACCCGAGAGGACATTCAGGAACATGATAAGTCCATAAAAGGCGAATTAAAGATAGGGGCAAGTTTTACAATAGGAGAGTATATCCTCCCTTCGTTACTCATTGACCTTCAAAAGGACTATCCTGAGCTTGAACTTCAAGTTGTAATTGGAAACACCGAAGAAATCGTTCAAGCCGTTCGGCTATACAAAGTGGATATTGGTTTAATCGAAGGTCAAACTAATGAAAAAGAGCTTTCCGTACACCCCTTTATGCAAGATGAGCTATTCGTTGTTTCTTCAAATGGTCATGAACTTGCTTATAAAGACGAAGTGGCGATTACTGATTTACATGACCAAGCATGGGTAACCAGGGAAGTTGGATCTGGTACACGTGAGTACCTTAACCACGTCATACGCACTAATGGTTTGAAAATTAAATCGATACTGACAATAAGCAGCAATCAAGGAATTAAAGAAACACTTATAAAAAACGGCACAGGGCTGGCTCTCCTTTCCCAAAGTGTCATTGAAAGGGATGTACAAAATAAAATCCTTTCTATAATTCAATTAAAAAATGAATCCTTTAATAGAACACTTTCATACGTTTATTCACCGATTATGGAAGATAAAAAGAATGTTAAAACTTTTATAACTGAATTAAACAAAAAATGGCCAATGAAAGCAAAGCCGATAGTTTGA
- a CDS encoding DoxX family protein: MFIDVLRQNQKVSILLAVLRVYLGYTWLMAGWEKIAGGQFDASGFLNGALAQATGEHPAVQGWWVVFLENLAIPHVELFNTFVPWGELLVGIGLLIGCFTKTAVFFGLVMNFSYLFSGSTSTNTQLILLSMFILVSALNAGRFGVDGLLMASLKDKLFANKTKVLKDAV, encoded by the coding sequence ATGTTTATTGATGTTTTAAGACAAAACCAGAAAGTCTCAATACTTTTGGCAGTGTTACGTGTATATCTTGGATATACATGGTTAATGGCTGGATGGGAGAAAATAGCAGGCGGACAGTTTGATGCTTCCGGTTTCTTGAATGGAGCATTAGCACAAGCAACTGGAGAGCATCCGGCGGTCCAGGGATGGTGGGTTGTCTTTCTAGAAAACCTAGCCATTCCTCATGTAGAACTATTTAACACATTTGTACCTTGGGGAGAATTACTAGTCGGAATAGGTTTATTGATAGGTTGCTTTACTAAAACAGCCGTATTCTTTGGCCTTGTTATGAATTTTTCTTATTTGTTTAGTGGTTCGACAAGTACCAACACACAACTAATTTTATTATCTATGTTCATTCTTGTTTCTGCTTTAAATGCAGGAAGATTTGGAGTGGATGGTCTGTTGATGGCATCTCTTAAAGACAAACTATTTGCTAACAAAACGAAAGTGCTGAAAGATGCAGTTTAG
- a CDS encoding FTR1 family iron permease, which translates to MKGKTSLYIIILVVAMMAFPFRSFAASAENDLQGANKNIIEAMHSVQNGKMEEAKKQYESFSSTWMSIESGVKDESQDAYREIEDGMGQVQFALAQQPVKKRSLENSLNKLKQTNEKFIAGKFPHTVPKTEDTGENQGNVADLIVLLNQSLSKLDHNDVKGAKADIEQFRTSWLDIESVVLTQSSKIYTNAERDMVTSYAMLTSKTPDVKGAKKTIEGMRDYLSPLASKTSYNMLDATTILLREGLEGLLVVVALLGFLKKAGHADKSRWIWIGVGSGLGVSIILGVIVNMLFSAGAFGSNNFLIAGWTGVFASMMLLYMSYWLHSKSSTAEWQRYIQTQSTKAIDKGSLWSLAILSFLAVFREGTETVLFFIGMAASIKISTLLTGIAIGLVLLIVLSYLILKVGLKIPMRPFFLVSSILMFYLCFKFAGMGIHGLQLAGLLPATQAPIPTIDFFAIYSTWEGVIPQIILLIVAIVAMILNKKKDKKTKLQQTNQEESKHAI; encoded by the coding sequence ATGAAAGGTAAAACCAGTCTATACATAATTATTTTGGTAGTTGCAATGATGGCATTCCCGTTTCGTAGTTTTGCAGCAAGTGCAGAAAATGACTTACAAGGTGCAAACAAAAACATTATTGAAGCAATGCATTCTGTACAAAACGGGAAAATGGAAGAGGCTAAAAAACAATACGAATCATTTTCATCTACATGGATGTCGATTGAAAGTGGAGTGAAAGACGAGTCTCAAGATGCCTACCGTGAAATAGAAGACGGGATGGGGCAAGTACAGTTTGCTTTAGCCCAACAACCTGTGAAAAAAAGGAGTCTGGAAAATTCCCTCAACAAATTAAAGCAAACCAATGAAAAGTTCATTGCAGGAAAATTCCCTCATACTGTCCCAAAAACTGAAGATACGGGGGAAAATCAAGGGAATGTAGCCGATTTGATTGTGCTATTAAATCAGTCACTTTCTAAATTGGATCATAATGATGTGAAAGGTGCAAAAGCTGATATTGAGCAGTTTCGTACCTCATGGCTGGATATAGAAAGCGTAGTATTAACACAGTCTTCTAAAATCTATACAAACGCTGAGAGGGACATGGTAACTTCGTATGCAATGCTTACTTCAAAGACCCCCGACGTAAAGGGAGCTAAAAAAACAATTGAAGGAATGCGTGATTATCTTTCTCCGCTTGCATCTAAAACAAGTTACAACATGTTAGATGCTACAACTATCCTTTTGCGTGAAGGTTTAGAAGGTTTACTTGTTGTAGTAGCACTTTTAGGTTTTTTGAAAAAGGCTGGTCATGCAGATAAGAGTAGATGGATTTGGATCGGCGTTGGATCAGGTTTAGGAGTAAGCATTATCTTAGGCGTAATCGTAAACATGTTGTTTTCTGCCGGTGCATTTGGGAGTAATAACTTCTTAATTGCTGGCTGGACCGGAGTCTTTGCTTCAATGATGCTTCTGTACATGAGTTATTGGCTGCACAGTAAATCAAGCACGGCGGAATGGCAACGATACATTCAGACTCAAAGTACAAAGGCCATTGATAAAGGGAGTCTATGGTCGTTAGCTATTCTTTCTTTCCTTGCTGTTTTCCGGGAAGGAACAGAAACCGTGTTATTCTTTATCGGGATGGCTGCATCCATTAAAATATCAACACTTTTAACAGGTATAGCTATTGGATTAGTACTATTGATTGTGCTTTCTTACTTAATATTAAAAGTTGGATTGAAGATCCCAATGCGCCCATTTTTCCTAGTATCCAGTATTCTAATGTTTTACCTATGCTTCAAATTTGCAGGTATGGGCATTCACGGGCTACAACTTGCTGGATTATTACCAGCTACACAAGCTCCAATCCCTACTATAGATTTCTTTGCGATTTATTCAACATGGGAGGGTGTAATTCCACAAATCATTCTACTTATAGTGGCAATAGTCGCAATGATATTGAATAAAAAAAAGGATAAAAAAACAAAATTACAGCAGACAAATCAGGAGGAATCAAAACATGCGATCTAA